Genomic window (Desulfobacterales bacterium):
AGAAAACCCCTTTCCCGACAGGAGGGGTTTACTGAATGTTTACGATAAATGCGGATTCGAGCCCCGCGGGGTCACTATATATACGTGCAAGGAAAACAACAAAGGCGGCAAATTGAAAAAGTGATATTCTCCGGGAAAAGCCCCATATTTCAGGGGCCTTTTTGGGGCTTCGATTGAATTAATGTTATCGTTTCCCGGCCAATGTTTAATTTTTAAGATGTTATACTCCCTGGGAGTCCTTGTCCTGGAAGGATAATACCTTTTTCGGGCAATTCATCACACAGTTATAGCAGCGCAGGCAGTCAATGCTCGGCAGATGTTCCTGCCCCTTGAAGGCGCCGGGATATGTCTGGATCGGACAGACCTTTTTACAGAGCCCGCACTGTCTGCAATCCTCGCCGACCGTCAGCAGATAGGTGTTTTTGCTGCTGATCCCCTGCATAGCCCCCATGGGGCAGATCGCGCACCAGACCCGCGGCTTGAAATAAATCCCCAGCCCGATCGCCAGTCCGGTGGAGAGAATCCACATCATCCGGAAGACCGCCCCGATCGCCTTGGCATCCCCCCATGCCATGTACAGCTGGAAAAGCATCAGACCCATCATCAATACAAAAAGCAGCCAGCGGAACCAACTGGACTTAAATACCGGCAGAATGTCCCGGTGCAAGCTTACCCGGGACAGGATTCTCTCGTGAAAAGCGCCCATCGGACAAAACCAGCCGCAGTAGAACCTGCCCCGCTGGCTGGCCAGGACGAGGAAGAAGGTGATCAGGGCCAGGACGGTAAAGCCAAGCTTCGGGCAGTAGTAGCCGCCGACAACCACCAGGGGCAGTAAAAGGGCCATGGCCCACTGGCTGGGCTGGCGGCAGCAGATTTCCTGGATTTTTGACTTCTTTCGTACGGTTTTTTTAGACGACATGATTCTGGAGTTGTTTATATGAAAGTCGTTCCGGACGAAGTTCGGTGTCCAGGGAGATTTTCATTGTTTGGTTGTGGCTGCGGCCATAAAGTTTGGTCCAGCCATCCTGGTTATTTGATTTGTTATTTCTTGCCTGTTTTTTTGTCATCGGCCTGTCCGCATACCCGGTGTATCGGAGTCTCCCTTCGATCGCTTCCTTACCTGCGAACAGGCCTCTTTGTCGGTCCGCAACCGCGATGCTTCTCTTTCCGGGGACCGGGAAATCTGGTCCACAACCATTTTTCCCCTTCAACAATCAGGTATGCCAGCAGTCCGGCGGCCACGATCCTGCTCCAGGCCGCGAGGTCAATGGGCGCGCTGTGGAACAATCTGTTCATCACCGGCAGATATGTATAAATAATCTGGACAACCAGCATGACCGCCACGCCGCCGAACACCCACATGTTGGAGAAAAAGCCAAGTTGGAAAACCGACTTTGTCAGGGAACGGCAGTTGAACAGGTAAAAAAGTTCCATGACCACAAAGACATTCACCGCCACGGTGCGGGCCTGGGCGAGATCCGCCCCCCTTGCCATCTCCCATTGAAAAAGGGCGAACGCGGCAACCAGCAGCAGGCCGCCCACCAGAAAAATGCGGCCGATCAGGTTTCTGGTCAGAATCGGGGCCCGCGGGTCCCGCGGCGGCCGGGTCATGATCTCCGGTTCCTTGGGCTCAAAGGCCAGCATCAGACCAAGGAACCCGGCGGTGGTCATGTTTATCCAGAGAATCTGCACGGGCAGGATGGGCAGGGTGACCCCGAAAAAGATAGCGGCCATGATCACCAGCCCCTCCCCCAGGTTGGTGGGCAGGGTCCAGACAATGAATTTTGTCAGGTTGTCGAACACCCCGCGGCCCTCTTCAACCGCAGCCTCAATGGAACCGAAATTATCGTCAATAAGCACCATGTCGGCGGCCTCCTTGGCCACCTCGGTACCGGTTATCCCCATGGCCACGCCGATATCCGCCTGCTTTAAGGCCGGCGCATCATTAACCCCGTCGCCGGTCATGGCCACCACATGACCACGGGACTGCAGGGCCTCCACCAGGCGCAGTTTCTGCTCCGGCGCCACCCGGGCGAAGACCGCTGTTTTTTCAGCCGCCTCGATCAATTCCCGGTCGGAAAGCGTCACAAGATCACTGCCGGAGAGAACCCGCGGCCGGCCGCCGCTTTTGGTCGTTATCCCGTTCAATCCTATCTGCGCGGCAATGGCGGCAGCGGTGACCGCATGGTCGCCGGTGATCATCTTGACCCGGATGCCGGCCGCCTGGCAGACCCGGACCGCCTGCACCGCCTCGGCCCGCGGCGGATCGATCATGGCCATGAGCCCGATAAAGACCAGGTCGGATTGGACATCGGCATGGCTTATCTTATCAATAACAGCTGTTGGTTCCTTTCCGGCAAAGGCGAGAACCCTGAGGCCCTTTTTTGCCATCTGCTCAACCTGAAGAAGAATTTCATCCCTGTCCAGGTCAAGCCGGGAGGCGCAACGGGCAAGAACCGCCTCCACCGCGCCCTTGATATAGATCAGCCGTTTGTCGCTGTTGTCGCCCTTGTGCAGGGTGGCCATGTACTGATATTCCGATTCAAAGGGCAATACGTCGAGACGGGGAAAACGTTTTTTCGCTTCAGCAGGATCGACACCACCCTTGATTCCGGCAACAAGCAGCGCTCCTTCGGTGGGGTCACCCTGCACCTGCCATTCACCGTTGTTGTTTATAAGCATACTGTCATTGCACAGAACTCCGGCCCGCAGGCATTCGGTAAGGCCGGCGGAGTTTTCGAGCCCGGAACCGTTGCCGGCCGGAAGAATTTTGCCGGCAGACGGATTATAGCCGGCCCCGGTCACCCCATGCAAAATGCCGGCTGCCATAATTTCCTGGACAGTCATCTGGTTTTCAGTAAGCGTTCCGGTCTTGTCCGAACAGATCACCGTGGTGGAACCCAGGGTCTCCACGGCCGGCAGCCTACGGATAATGGCCCGCCGTTTGGCCATGCGTCCGACACCGATGGCAAGGGTTATGGTGACCGCGGCGGGCAGACCTTCCGGAATGGCGCCAACCGCCAGGGCCACCGCGGCCATGAACATCTCGAAATAGGATTGGCCGCGCAGGATTCCCACTGTCACGGTTATCGCGGCAAGAGCAAGAATGGCGTAAAGCAGAATGTGACTGAAATGGGCAATCTTGCGGGTAAGCGGGGTCGCCAGTTCATCGGCGGCAGCGATAAGTTCCG
Coding sequences:
- a CDS encoding cation-transporting P-type ATPase produces the protein MNELIAKHWHHLPAEEVVDLLDGDPGKGLEQFAVKHRLQTFGSNTITAKKGRGPLKRFLLQFHQPLIYILIASAIITALLREWVDSGVISAVVLVNAIIGYIQEAKAVNALAALARTMTTEATVLRQGEKKRIAATELVPGDIVLLSSGDKVPADMRLLAVRNLRVDESTLTGESLPVEKTEGELGHDTLLADRRNMAYASTLVTYGQGKGIVTATGNHTEVGRISELIAAADELATPLTRKIAHFSHILLYAILALAAITVTVGILRGQSYFEMFMAAVALAVGAIPEGLPAAVTITLAIGVGRMAKRRAIIRRLPAVETLGSTTVICSDKTGTLTENQMTVQEIMAAGILHGVTGAGYNPSAGKILPAGNGSGLENSAGLTECLRAGVLCNDSMLINNNGEWQVQGDPTEGALLVAGIKGGVDPAEAKKRFPRLDVLPFESEYQYMATLHKGDNSDKRLIYIKGAVEAVLARCASRLDLDRDEILLQVEQMAKKGLRVLAFAGKEPTAVIDKISHADVQSDLVFIGLMAMIDPPRAEAVQAVRVCQAAGIRVKMITGDHAVTAAAIAAQIGLNGITTKSGGRPRVLSGSDLVTLSDRELIEAAEKTAVFARVAPEQKLRLVEALQSRGHVVAMTGDGVNDAPALKQADIGVAMGITGTEVAKEAADMVLIDDNFGSIEAAVEEGRGVFDNLTKFIVWTLPTNLGEGLVIMAAIFFGVTLPILPVQILWINMTTAGFLGLMLAFEPKEPEIMTRPPRDPRAPILTRNLIGRIFLVGGLLLVAAFALFQWEMARGADLAQARTVAVNVFVVMELFYLFNCRSLTKSVFQLGFFSNMWVFGGVAVMLVVQIIYTYLPVMNRLFHSAPIDLAAWSRIVAAGLLAYLIVEGEKWLWTRFPGPRKEKHRGCGPTKRPVRR
- a CDS encoding 4Fe-4S binding protein, coding for MSSKKTVRKKSKIQEICCRQPSQWAMALLLPLVVVGGYYCPKLGFTVLALITFFLVLASQRGRFYCGWFCPMGAFHERILSRVSLHRDILPVFKSSWFRWLLFVLMMGLMLFQLYMAWGDAKAIGAVFRMMWILSTGLAIGLGIYFKPRVWCAICPMGAMQGISSKNTYLLTVGEDCRQCGLCKKVCPIQTYPGAFKGQEHLPSIDCLRCYNCVMNCPKKVLSFQDKDSQGV